Below is a window of Lacibacter sp. H407 DNA.
GTGGAGGTTCGATCCCTCCCCCTACAGCATATTTCAATTGCTTAGCAATACCAGTTAACGATTTTTTCCGTACAGATTTTCTCATGCTTTTTTTACGATTGCCTTTTGTTTTTACAAAGGGCTCTTTTGTTTTCAGCCCGCTCCCTTAATTATTTACTATCATTTTCCATAATCAGTTTGTACATTGAAGCATAAATCAAACTATGCAGGCAACTGATCTTAACCCGTTAGTTGACAGGGTACTCACGGAGTTACGCACCGGGCTTTCATCGCATCTAACCTATCACAGTGTACAACACACGCTTGATGTAATGGAACAAGCCGATGCCATTGCCAACAGAGAAGGTATTCTTGATGCCGAGGATTTTTTATTGATTAAACTGGCAGCGCTGTATCATGATACCGGATTTCTGGAAGTATATAAAGGACACGAAGAAGTGAGTTGTGTAAAAGCTACCCGTGAACTTACAGCGGTTGGATTGGGCGACGCAGCAATTCAACGAATTTGTGGAATGATCATGGCGACAAAAATTCCGCAGCAGCCTCATAATTTATTTGAGCAAATTCTTGCAGATGCAGACCTTGATTATCTTGGCCGCACCGATTTCGTTTCCATCAGCAATAAACTACGTACCGAATTTCTTGATCATAAAATTGTAGATACGGATACAGCATTTGATGCACTTC
It encodes the following:
- a CDS encoding HD domain-containing protein, yielding MQATDLNPLVDRVLTELRTGLSSHLTYHSVQHTLDVMEQADAIANREGILDAEDFLLIKLAALYHDTGFLEVYKGHEEVSCVKATRELTAVGLGDAAIQRICGMIMATKIPQQPHNLFEQILADADLDYLGRTDFVSISNKLRTEFLDHKIVDTDTAFDALQLRFLESHSYFTSSSRALRAPVKQLHYETLLQQHSTGTNNHPL